The Rosa rugosa chromosome 3, drRosRugo1.1, whole genome shotgun sequence sequence TGGTTATCGTCCTAAGGTGATGTTTATATACTTCTTTTCAGTCTGTCCCAACTCCCCATCTATAAAGGGCACTGAAGTTTGCTCTGTTTCTAGCTTTTAGATATAAAGTCTGATGCAAATTCTGAAAAAGTTGTTGTTACCGAAAATGCTCTGGTACTTGGCTATATAGTGAAAGGCTTGATAAATTGACTGTGATGTTGTGGTCTGAGCTGGTTAGTGTGATGTCTCAGTAtcttctcttgttttctttttctttttccctattCTATTCTTCTTTAAATGGTTCTGTTCATTTAGAAGGTCCTGACTCCTGAAGTTCAATAACATTTGTTATATAGGAAAAATACTCATTTTAAGTATTTGATTGCTTTTGACAGAAGGTTGGTTACCTGGGTCAGATGGATCTTGAGACAGAGAATAGAATAGCTGCAATTCTTATGAGAGAAGCAGCAGAATTGCGGCGCCAAGCTGAGAAGGAAGGTGTGCATGCTTATCTTCAACAACCTAAAGCAAGATTTAGGCCAAATTCACGGTTCCTCAGTGCTACTGTTCGTGGTGTTGAACAAGGTCAGTTCTTAGTGCCATATCAGTACTTTCATTGTCCTACTTGTCCGATTTTAAACACCATACCAGTGCCTTGAGACAAGAAGCCTGTTGGGGCCTGCACTGTTGCCCTTTCCTTGATACATGATGAGCACAGTGATTACATTAGTATATACAAGGTTCTATAGTTTTACAGTGTAGTACAGTTGAAGTTGTTGTTGACAACACAATGATTTTTTGGTGTATTGTTCAGATAAAGTTCAATCATCTTTTCAGATcaattttaattcccttttGTTTGTTTAGCAAATAAAGCTGTGGAAGTGAATGAAATGTGGCGAATCCGGCAGAAAGAGCTCGAATTGGATGAAAGGCTTAAAGGCAAGATGAAGGATGAGAGCAGAAATGACAGGAATCCTGGAGATGGCAACACTCCGAGAAGCACTAGCAAGAGGCACGCTTCCATGGAGGATAATGTTAGTGCTACTTGTTCATCAAGCCAAAGAGTACATGAGAGATGCCATTCAAGGGAAGAGAATGGATTaagagacgaagaacttgaagaattTTTACATTCAAGGTAACAATTTAAAAGACTCGGTGTGTGCGTTGTGTTGCATTGTATGCATGCTTGTCGGTATCTGATTATGTCTGCTGTTGCAGTCCTACAGAGTACATAATGGATACTAGTTGACGTGAACTTTTTTCTACGGCAGGGTCAAGCGTGGCAGAGGAGCTGTTGGGTCAAGGATGGATGAAACAGGTCCATATCTTCCACGTTCGGACTCCGAGGAACAGATAGCTGGTCCCAGTGTACAAGAACGTCGTGTTTATGGACCAGAGAAGCCTTCACAGAAGTTATGTGACTCTTCTGAAGAGGAGCTTCCCAACAGGAAGAGATCAAAAAAGGTTTCTTCTGGAAGCTCAAAGAAGCACAAATCCAAGGATAAGTCTAAAGAgcggaaaaagaagaggaaagaagagaaaagaagtaaaTATTATGATTAAGAAGTGCTCTGCTGCATGTTTTAGGAGGATCACAACTTAATGTTTCTCAAAGCTTCATCCTAGTTTGTACAGAGGTGATTACTGAGTTGCTTTCAGCTCCAGGATGTGTAAGACAGCTGAGGATTTCTAGACGAATCAATGATTTTCCTGCTCAACTTTAACCTGTCTGTTGCCCAAGGTAATATCAGTAAGCTGAAGAAAGATGAATCTTCACGGAATTGATGCAAGATTACTGCTACAGGGAATTGATGCAAGATTACTGCTACAGGATCGCATGCCAATTATATCTCATCTGGTTTGTTTTTGGCCTTCAAGTTGGAAAATGATATTCCTTGTCAATGCTCTATGACTATCTTTCATCTCTATCTTTATGGATATTCTATTCCACAGTGATGAGTAGGAAAACTATGCTCATGAGTCATGAGACTGATTTGAGTGTTAAATCACTTACATTTGTGGAGTCAAATTCTTACGTTTAGATCGGGCATATAGAGAGGATTCTTGATGCACAATCCAGTACAAATTTTCTATCAGAAGTGGtcttctttttttgggtctgaaGAAACAATAGTACTACACGTTATTACATGATTTCTAAAGTAATTAggcaaaaacatattcaaattaGAGAAATATTACTTAAAAATTTAGCTATTTTTGAATAATCTTGAATTCTTGATCTCTAATTCAAAGTTcttatcttttcttttgattAGTTAACATTGAAGTTTCATGTTTTTCATAGGTAATTCTTTcttggactaaattcagtttaccccctctAACTTAGGGGTAAACATCAAGTCAgtccctaaattttttttttaatcaagatcgTCCCTAAAGTTCTGTTTTTCATCATCCGCGTCCAAATCACAAAATTCTCTCCGATCATGACGTCACTTGCTGAGTTGGCCTCGACATGGGCCtcacttttcagtttttgggcCTCAGTTTAGATGAAATGTCGAAATTACCCTCCTCTACCCCATACTATTTTCCTcggttcctcctcctcttcttcttctcacttCGCCGTCTCCACCCATTCACGGAGCTCACAGTCCCCGTCGCCATCCCACTTGGCCTCCACCTCTACTACCTCCTCCATCCACAAGCGCAAGCTCGCATCTAAGGACCACGCGCCTCTTCTCCCTCCACCTCTTCTCCGCTGCCATGCTCGACGACGCTCTGACCTCAAAACCATCTCAGCACGCAGCAGCGGCCCCGATTCCGACTCATACAATCCATTCCTAAACTTCAAGTTCGAGTTTGTCTTCAGTGGAGACGACGTGGAGGAGGTGGGTTCCGGCGAGCTGGGCATGGGCCAGGCCGTGTTCGATGAGTAGGATTTTGTTGTCCGGGGTGGTGGTATAGGCAGCCATGGTTGTAAAGCACAAGAAGACAAAGACGAAGACGATGAAGATGAAGGTCTCAGATTCGAGCAGCCCCATTTGGCCTTCCACCGACGGGATACACTCCCTCAATCAATTTTCCAAGGTAACCCATTTCTAAAGCTTTGATCTTTCTCTTCTgggtttctttcattttggctaaagtttcaatctttggtTCTGggcttttattttttgtgtagaTTTGCTCAGCTATGGAATCTGGGTTCTGAATCAGATCACTAAGTATCAGAATTcttatttgttttgtgtttctgTTGGTGGAATATAGTATCCAGGTGGTTTCTTAAGCACGGGTTTGTTTTTCGAAGTTTGTACCTTGAGTCCTTGACTGAATTTTTATTGAGCCTACAAGGAGCTTTTGGGATCAGATTTGTGATCGACAGAGATGAATGCTTCTCTCGTAATGTTTTGTATGAAGGAGATATTGTCCACGTTGAGTTGAGTTGCTCAGCTATGGAATCTGAGTTGAGTTGCCAGCATGTACATGTACAGCGCGTTGCTTCTTGGAGGTAGAGCAGAAATCTGGTTTTAATGGTAAAGGCGAATTGAATTCTGGTTTTGATGATTTGGGTGGCGAAGGTGAAGTGAAATCTGGTTTTATGGTTTGGGTGGTGGGGGGATGCCTCAGAGAGTGGGTTTGGGGAGATTGGGAGATGAGGGAAAGGAGAGAGTGTGTAGTCGGAGACTGGTTTTGATGGTGAAGAGATTGAGAGCGGGAAGTGAGGTAGGAGAGGAGGGTTGTGTTGCGCTCATGGTGGCGGTTGAGCGGAGCTGCAAAGGGATTTGTGTAACCCCAAAGGGGGTTGTGGGATGTAGGAGAGGATGAgggaggagagaggagagaggagaggatcAGAGGAGGGTAATTTCAACATTTCATCTAAACTGAGgcccaaaaactgaaaagtgggGCCCCATGTCGGGGCCAACTCAGCAAGTGATGTCATGATCGGAGAGAATTTTGTGATTTGGACGCGGATGATGAAAAACAGAACTTCAGGGACgctcttgattaaaaaaaaaaatttagggacTGACTTGATGTTTACCCCTAAGTTggagggggtaaactgaatttagtccttctTTCTTATATGTATCTTAtaaaattgattttgattctcAATTGCCAAAAAGAACTTTTTAAATGGAATAGATTCATGATTCATCTATTGTGGTATGGAATCTTTACTttggatttatttatttttatttttttaaaaaagaaaattacatcTGATAGctaaaaaagaattcaaaaaTATACTGAAAAGTCTCGACCACCTTAAAAAAATAATTCAACTTGAGCTCCCAAATTCTCAAAATCGGCCCTGACAATGAGCAATTGGTGAAGATGACTAATGCAATCAGTGAGTGAAATTAAGTCAATCTTCAAACCGATTTCTATCATGCTTATATAGTTGTATCAGGGTAGAGGAATATGTAAAATTCatattcatattttttttttgggctaaatactgtttagtaccctgtggtttgggtcgaacatcaattcagtccctcgactttcaatttcatcaaaaacacccccacactacTATTTCTCGTCTAATAGATCCTTCCGTTACAATTCCGTCTAATTCAGCCGTTAAGCTGCTGACATGGAGTTCTGACTCAACATAAATGGGTCCCACATGAAAGTCAAATTCCCAAAATAACCCTGACTCTATTCTAACCCATATGGCAGCCCCAAATACCCATTATGCCTAAATTTTCaagccaaaaaaaataaaaataaaacccaTTACGCCTATACGTTCCCGCCCATTCTAAATATACGAAAGCTAAACTACACTTTCACTGTTCATTTCAGAAAAGACAAAATGAATGAACAGTGGACTGGCGATTGTGCCCTCCGTGCTGTTGGTTATTGCACGCAATGAATAGTTCCCTTACTATTCTGCCCTTGCCTCATGTCTTCGGTGTTGGATAGGGATCGTTGTCGGGTTTGGAATTCAGCCACTcagatcaagaaaaaaaaaaaaaaaaagcaaaagaagagaaaagaaggaaaagaagaatcgAAGAGAGGGGAAGATCTCGCCGATAACCGTCGGGTTTGAAACTCAGCCACTTAGATCAAGAtcaaaaaaagcaaaagaagagaaaagacggaaaagaagaatagaaaagaggagaagatctcGCCGAGAATAGACCGGCCGGAAggtatttgtttgatttttttttttttttttgtgggttttttcttcttttgttggaTGTTTTTGAGGACGGTAGTTGTTTTTGGATATTTTGAATTAAGTGGACGATGGTTCGATTTGTTATTTGGTGATTTGATTTGTATGGTTTTGGCTTTAGATTAGTTGTGAATGATTTCATAGAGTTTGGTCGTTTTCATTGTTTTGATGACTATCAATTAATTCCATGGAGATTCAAGGTTGCATGATGAGCTCACCACCAAATTggagcagttttttttttttttttacccacttCAGTACAGATATATCAAATATGGTCAAATCGTGACTTATTAATGGAGCTGAAAACGAATAGGagaggtttggtttggttttcaAAGCTTATCTGCGAGATTTGATATAAAatttcggattttgaatttttgatttgatGTCATCGT is a genomic window containing:
- the LOC133736429 gene encoding uncharacterized protein LOC133736429 isoform X1, whose product is MLWSELKVGYLGQMDLETENRIAAILMREAAELRRQAEKEGVHAYLQQPKARFRPNSRFLSATVRGVEQANKAVEVNEMWRIRQKELELDERLKGKMKDESRNDRNPGDGNTPRSTSKRHASMEDNVSATCSSSQRVHERCHSREENGLRDEELEEFLHSRVKRGRGAVGSRMDETGPYLPRSDSEEQIAGPSVQERRVYGPEKPSQKLCDSSEEELPNRKRSKKVSSGSSKKHKSKDKSKERKKKRKEEKRSKYYD
- the LOC133736429 gene encoding uncharacterized protein LOC133736429 isoform X2, with translation MDLETENRIAAILMREAAELRRQAEKEGVHAYLQQPKARFRPNSRFLSATVRGVEQANKAVEVNEMWRIRQKELELDERLKGKMKDESRNDRNPGDGNTPRSTSKRHASMEDNVSATCSSSQRVHERCHSREENGLRDEELEEFLHSRVKRGRGAVGSRMDETGPYLPRSDSEEQIAGPSVQERRVYGPEKPSQKLCDSSEEELPNRKRSKKVSSGSSKKHKSKDKSKERKKKRKEEKRSKYYD